One genomic segment of Acinetobacter sp. C26M includes these proteins:
- the ahcY gene encoding adenosylhomocysteinase: MNAVNASFTDYKVADISLADYGRKEIKLAEAEMPALIGLRKRYSAAKPLAGAKILGCIHMTIQTAVLIETLVELGAEVRWTSCNIFSTQDHAAAAIAASGVPVFAWKGETEEEYVWCLEQQINVNGQPWDANMILDDGGDLTALVHDKYPALLERIHGITEETTTGVQRLLEMWKDGSLKVPAINVNDSITKSKNDNKYGCRHSLNDAIKRATDMLLSGRRALVIGYGDVGKGSAQSLRQEGMIVRVTEVDPICAMQACMDGYEVVSPYKNGVQTGKKEDINQDLLGNTDLVVTTTGNYHVCDSAMLDSLKAGAVVCNIGHFDTEIDTAYLRGYKWVEVKPQVHQVYRSEDENNYLILLSEGRLVNLGNATGHPSRVMDGSFANQVLGQMHLFAEKFADLPAEQKQAAIRVEVLPKKLDEEVAAAMVLGFGGVLTQLTQVQADYLGVPVEGPFKSDAYKY; the protein is encoded by the coding sequence ATGAACGCGGTGAATGCTTCATTTACAGATTATAAAGTTGCTGATATTTCCCTTGCTGACTACGGTCGTAAAGAGATCAAACTTGCTGAAGCAGAAATGCCAGCTTTGATCGGCTTACGTAAGCGTTATTCAGCTGCTAAACCACTTGCTGGTGCTAAAATTTTGGGTTGTATTCACATGACAATCCAAACAGCTGTTCTTATTGAAACATTGGTTGAGCTTGGCGCAGAAGTACGTTGGACCTCTTGCAACATCTTCTCTACTCAAGACCATGCTGCTGCTGCCATTGCTGCAAGCGGTGTTCCTGTATTCGCTTGGAAAGGTGAAACTGAAGAAGAATATGTATGGTGTTTAGAGCAGCAGATCAATGTCAATGGTCAGCCTTGGGATGCCAACATGATCTTGGACGATGGCGGCGACTTAACTGCACTTGTTCATGACAAATACCCTGCACTTTTAGAGCGTATCCACGGTATTACTGAAGAAACTACTACAGGTGTACAACGCCTATTAGAAATGTGGAAAGATGGTTCGCTTAAAGTACCAGCGATCAACGTGAATGATTCAATCACGAAATCAAAAAATGACAATAAATACGGTTGCCGTCACTCATTAAACGATGCCATCAAACGTGCGACTGACATGTTACTTTCTGGTCGTCGTGCACTTGTAATCGGTTATGGTGACGTAGGTAAAGGTTCTGCGCAGTCTTTACGTCAAGAAGGCATGATCGTTCGTGTAACTGAAGTTGATCCAATTTGTGCAATGCAAGCATGTATGGATGGATATGAAGTTGTATCTCCATATAAAAATGGCGTACAAACTGGCAAAAAAGAAGACATTAACCAAGACTTATTGGGCAATACTGATCTTGTTGTGACCACAACTGGTAACTACCATGTGTGTGACTCTGCAATGTTAGATAGCTTAAAAGCGGGTGCTGTAGTGTGTAACATCGGTCACTTCGATACAGAAATCGACACTGCATACCTCCGTGGTTATAAGTGGGTTGAAGTGAAGCCTCAAGTCCACCAAGTGTATCGTTCAGAAGATGAAAACAACTACTTAATTCTTCTTTCTGAAGGTCGCTTAGTGAACTTAGGTAATGCAACAGGTCACCCTTCACGTGTGATGGATGGTTCATTTGCAAACCAAGTCTTAGGTCAAATGCATTTATTTGCTGAAAAATTTGCTGACTTACCTGCTGAGCAAAAACAAGCTGCAATTCGTGTAGAAGTACTTCCTAAGAAATTAGATGAGGAAGTAGCTGCTGCAATGGTTCTTGGTTTTGGCGGTGTATTAACCCAATTAACGCAAGTACAAGCAGATTACCTTGGCGTTCCTGTTGAAGGTC